In Gimesia benthica, a single window of DNA contains:
- a CDS encoding PEGA domain-containing protein, with protein sequence MPRFRLASVDVKRGSLFALLLLLAAVQTGCVHRRMTIRSVPSGALVKVDGEEIGYTPVSMDFTYYGTREITLTKDGYETQSVMQKVRTPWYQWMPLDAVTDNLLPFEVTNRHEFTYQLQPKVVVPTEELLNRGNMLRSETQIGQ encoded by the coding sequence GTGCCGCGATTCAGATTAGCATCGGTTGATGTGAAGCGTGGATCGCTGTTTGCGCTGTTACTGCTGCTGGCAGCGGTGCAGACCGGGTGCGTGCATCGCCGGATGACAATTCGCTCGGTTCCGTCCGGGGCGCTGGTCAAAGTGGATGGGGAAGAAATCGGTTATACGCCGGTCTCGATGGATTTTACCTATTACGGGACTCGCGAAATCACGCTGACCAAAGATGGCTATGAAACACAGTCGGTGATGCAGAAGGTGCGGACGCCCTGGTATCAGTGGATGCCACTGGACGCGGTGACGGATAACCTGCTGCCCTTTGAAGTCACGAACCGGCACGAGTTCACTTATCAGCTGCAGCCCAAAGTGGTGGTGCCGACTGAAGAGCTGTTGAACCGCGGTAACATGTTGCGCAGCGAAACCCAGATTGGTCAGTGA
- a CDS encoding mandelate racemase/muconate lactonizing enzyme family protein translates to MKIEQIVCQILRSGSVTNKTASCQDSVLVRIKTDNGLEGIGEADSSPEVVKAIIDAPYSHNVACGLRELLIGENPLETERLWQKMYRHTMYFGRTGVTITAMAAIDMALWDLKGKHFGEPIHRLLGGAHHSEFRAYASILFGKDGQETCDIAQRWIENGYTAVKFGWEPMGESEALDIELVAGAREGMGDGTLLIDAGCVWDARTALQRANAFADYNIGWLEEPLFPHNVAGYAWLKDRSPVPIAAGEEECGRESFGPYIEQRALDVYQIDLARNGFTEASYLKQRISDIGARPCNHCYTSPITVAASLHWLATCKDAFIFEDCVEDEPIRNELTYEKVQAENGIIQVPDQPGLGVTLNEEFVAAHIVSESK, encoded by the coding sequence ATGAAAATCGAACAAATCGTCTGCCAAATCCTCCGCTCGGGTTCCGTCACCAATAAAACCGCCAGCTGCCAGGATTCGGTTCTGGTCCGCATCAAAACCGACAACGGCCTGGAAGGAATCGGCGAAGCGGACTCCTCACCCGAAGTGGTCAAAGCCATCATCGACGCCCCTTACAGCCACAACGTGGCCTGCGGATTAAGAGAGCTCCTGATCGGCGAAAACCCGCTGGAAACAGAACGCCTCTGGCAGAAAATGTATCGCCACACTATGTACTTCGGCCGCACCGGTGTCACCATCACCGCGATGGCCGCGATCGACATGGCCCTCTGGGACCTCAAAGGCAAACACTTCGGCGAACCGATTCATCGCCTGCTCGGCGGCGCCCATCACAGTGAATTCCGTGCCTACGCTTCAATCCTGTTCGGCAAAGATGGCCAGGAAACCTGCGACATCGCCCAGCGCTGGATCGAAAACGGTTACACCGCAGTTAAGTTCGGCTGGGAACCGATGGGAGAGTCGGAGGCACTCGACATCGAACTGGTAGCGGGAGCCCGTGAAGGCATGGGAGACGGCACTCTGCTCATCGACGCCGGCTGTGTCTGGGATGCCAGAACCGCTCTGCAGCGGGCCAACGCCTTCGCCGATTACAATATCGGCTGGCTTGAAGAACCGCTCTTCCCTCATAATGTCGCCGGTTATGCCTGGCTCAAAGATCGCTCCCCCGTCCCCATCGCTGCCGGCGAAGAAGAATGCGGACGTGAATCCTTCGGTCCCTACATTGAACAGCGGGCCCTTGATGTCTACCAGATCGACCTCGCCCGTAACGGCTTCACAGAAGCCTCCTATCTGAAACAGCGGATTTCCGACATTGGTGCCCGTCCCTGCAATCACTGTTACACCAGCCCCATCACCGTCGCTGCCTCGCTGCACTGGCTGGCCACCTGCAAAGATGCCTTCATCTTTGAAGACTGCGTCGAAGACGAACCGATCCGCAACGAACTGACCTACGAAAAAGTCCAGGCCGAAAACGGCATTATTCAGGTTCCCGATCAACCGGGGCTTGGCGTCACGCTCAATGAAGAATTCGTTGCCGCTCATATTGTTTCAGAATCGAAATAG
- a CDS encoding succinylglutamate desuccinylase/aspartoacylase family protein — MTQTPIRTKIDFEQPGTQWSTLNIPFSYNLSGWSQLQIPIATMANGDGPTVLLMAGNHGDEYPGPIAIMKLMKTLQLEQISGRIIFIPAINIPAAKAATRLSPLDGKNLNRCFPGNAEGTVTEIMAHYLTTEIFPRVDVVIDLHTGGRGVYFYPCAHLHLVDDLEQRRRMAQATLAYNTDFAFLYADIAGKGLLPVEAENMGKTVVTTEMGGGEVTPASVHRTTQSGLHNVLIHLKVLQGEEQSRADLGLAPTRWIQALDADDYMFAPESGLFESFVDVGADVSAGQPLGGLYFLERPDREPTIIEAPSDGIAIAHRGPTLTSQGDILFCLAHDVDPAVLKTFE, encoded by the coding sequence ATGACACAAACTCCCATTCGTACGAAGATCGACTTTGAACAGCCCGGTACTCAATGGAGCACGCTCAATATCCCCTTCTCTTATAACTTGAGCGGCTGGTCACAACTGCAGATCCCCATCGCCACCATGGCCAACGGCGACGGCCCCACCGTGCTCCTCATGGCCGGTAATCATGGAGATGAATACCCCGGCCCCATCGCCATTATGAAACTGATGAAAACCCTGCAGCTGGAACAGATTTCCGGTCGCATCATCTTCATCCCCGCGATCAACATCCCCGCTGCCAAAGCAGCCACGCGACTCTCCCCCCTGGATGGCAAAAACCTCAACCGCTGTTTTCCTGGAAACGCGGAAGGTACCGTCACCGAAATCATGGCCCACTACCTCACTACGGAGATCTTTCCCCGGGTCGATGTCGTCATCGACCTGCACACCGGCGGTCGGGGCGTTTACTTTTATCCCTGTGCCCACCTGCACCTGGTCGATGATCTCGAACAGCGCCGCCGCATGGCTCAGGCCACGCTCGCCTACAACACCGATTTCGCATTCCTCTATGCCGACATCGCCGGCAAAGGGCTGCTGCCTGTTGAAGCCGAAAACATGGGAAAAACCGTCGTCACGACCGAAATGGGTGGAGGCGAAGTGACTCCGGCCAGCGTGCACCGCACGACTCAGTCCGGTTTGCACAATGTCCTGATCCACCTCAAGGTCCTGCAGGGAGAGGAACAGAGCCGCGCTGACCTCGGCCTGGCTCCCACCCGCTGGATTCAGGCTCTCGACGCCGACGACTATATGTTCGCTCCCGAGTCCGGCCTGTTCGAAAGTTTCGTCGATGTGGGAGCCGACGTCTCAGCGGGACAGCCCCTGGGAGGACTCTACTTCCTCGAACGCCCGGACCGCGAGCCGACGATTATCGAAGCTCCCTCGGATGGCATCGCGATCGCCCACCGTGGCCCCACCTTAACCAGCCAGGGGGACATCCTCTTCTGTCTGGCCCATGATGTGGATCCTGCTGTCCTGAAAACGTTCGAATAA
- a CDS encoding alpha/beta fold hydrolase: MQHCLRLSWIPLLIASLVPPGHAADPPPQKPAPLDIEFTARCDQTTQRYILLLPEQFSPDKPHSLLIALHGHGSDRWQFVKDPRGECRAARDIARKYNLIYVSPDYRARTSWMGPQAEADLQQIIEELQSKYQIDQVFLCGGSMGGSSSLTFAALHPELISGVAAMNPTANHLEYNNFQPAIQGSFGGTKQQIPEEFKKRSAEYWPEKLTMPLSISVGGKDTSVPPDSARRLINILKQLNREVLLIDRPHEGHKTSYDDSRAILEFIIQRANSKKEKPAK; the protein is encoded by the coding sequence ATGCAACACTGCCTCAGACTATCGTGGATCCCCCTGCTGATTGCCTCATTGGTCCCCCCGGGGCATGCCGCTGATCCGCCCCCACAGAAACCAGCGCCCCTCGACATCGAATTCACCGCTCGTTGTGATCAGACGACACAGCGTTACATCTTGCTGCTCCCGGAACAGTTCTCACCGGATAAGCCCCACTCGCTGCTCATCGCCCTGCACGGACACGGTTCCGACCGCTGGCAGTTTGTCAAAGATCCCCGGGGGGAATGCCGGGCGGCTCGCGACATCGCCCGCAAGTACAACCTGATCTACGTCTCCCCCGATTACCGGGCCCGCACCTCCTGGATGGGCCCCCAGGCAGAAGCCGACCTGCAACAGATCATCGAGGAACTGCAGTCGAAATATCAAATCGACCAGGTCTTCCTCTGTGGCGGCTCGATGGGTGGCTCGTCCAGCCTGACCTTCGCGGCCCTGCATCCGGAACTCATCTCCGGCGTCGCCGCCATGAACCCCACCGCCAATCATCTGGAGTACAACAATTTTCAGCCCGCGATCCAGGGCTCCTTCGGGGGCACCAAGCAGCAGATCCCGGAAGAATTTAAAAAGCGGAGTGCCGAATACTGGCCCGAAAAACTGACGATGCCCCTCAGTATCTCGGTCGGTGGAAAAGACACCAGCGTCCCCCCGGACAGTGCCCGCCGACTGATCAATATCTTGAAACAACTCAACCGAGAAGTCCTGCTGATCGACCGTCCGCATGAAGGCCACAAGACCAGCTATGACGACAGCCGCGCGATCCTGGAATTCATCATCCAGCGGGCCAATAGCAAGAAAGAAAAACCGGCGAAGTAA
- a CDS encoding DUF1501 domain-containing protein, which produces MHQFSHNPFLTRREMLTRSGMGMGMLALAGLTSQENLQAAKQTASVTRHHPARAKQVVHLFMNGGPSHVDTFDPKPLLKKFHGKPLPNPNLPTERKTAGALGSPFQFHKFGESGIEVSELFQKTAAHIDDMCVIRSMQSDIPNHEPSLLLMNCGDNALPRPSFGSWVNYGLGTLNENLPGFVVLCPNGFPVVGPKNWRSAFLPGSFQGTHLDTKETDVTRLIENINNPQTPERQRRQLNLLQQFNQRHLAERGHDPLLEARIQSFELAYRMQFAASDVLDLSKEPKHIHEMYGEGLQGRQLLMTRRLLEQGVRFIQVWHSGGQEWDHHSGIEKNLKRLCGQWDQPIAAFLQDLKQRGMLDSTLVLWGGEFGRTPVAELPAMNGRDHNHYGFSMWMAGGGVRGGHVHGATDETGFAAAENKVHVHDLHATMLHLLGIDHERLTYRYAGRDFRLTDVHGRVVKEIIS; this is translated from the coding sequence ATGCATCAGTTCAGCCACAACCCGTTTCTGACACGACGCGAAATGCTGACCCGCTCCGGCATGGGGATGGGCATGCTCGCTCTGGCAGGTCTGACCTCACAGGAAAACCTGCAGGCAGCAAAGCAGACCGCATCCGTCACGCGTCACCATCCCGCCCGGGCCAAACAGGTCGTACATCTGTTTATGAACGGCGGCCCCTCCCACGTCGATACTTTCGACCCCAAGCCGCTGCTGAAGAAATTTCATGGCAAACCACTGCCTAACCCCAACCTACCCACAGAACGCAAGACCGCCGGTGCCCTGGGGTCTCCCTTTCAGTTCCACAAATTTGGTGAATCCGGCATCGAAGTCAGTGAACTCTTCCAGAAAACAGCCGCCCACATCGACGACATGTGCGTCATCCGTTCCATGCAGTCTGATATTCCCAATCATGAGCCTTCACTGTTACTCATGAACTGTGGCGACAACGCCCTGCCCCGCCCCAGTTTTGGATCCTGGGTCAATTATGGTCTGGGAACACTCAATGAAAATCTGCCCGGCTTCGTCGTGCTTTGCCCCAACGGCTTTCCCGTCGTCGGCCCCAAAAACTGGCGATCCGCTTTTCTGCCGGGCTCATTCCAGGGAACTCATCTGGACACGAAAGAGACCGACGTCACCCGCCTCATTGAAAACATTAACAACCCACAGACACCGGAACGCCAGCGACGTCAGCTCAATCTGCTACAACAGTTCAACCAGCGGCACCTCGCAGAGCGCGGACACGATCCCCTGCTCGAAGCCCGCATCCAATCCTTCGAACTCGCTTATCGCATGCAGTTCGCTGCTTCGGATGTGCTTGACCTCTCCAAAGAACCGAAGCACATTCACGAAATGTACGGCGAAGGTCTCCAGGGCCGCCAGTTACTGATGACACGCCGCCTGCTCGAACAGGGAGTCCGTTTCATCCAGGTCTGGCACAGTGGCGGACAGGAATGGGATCATCACAGTGGAATCGAAAAGAATCTGAAACGCCTCTGCGGGCAGTGGGACCAGCCCATCGCCGCATTCCTGCAGGATCTCAAGCAGCGGGGCATGCTCGATTCCACACTCGTGCTCTGGGGAGGCGAATTCGGCCGTACCCCGGTCGCGGAGCTCCCCGCGATGAATGGACGCGATCACAATCATTACGGTTTCAGCATGTGGATGGCCGGCGGTGGCGTCCGAGGAGGCCACGTACATGGCGCCACCGATGAAACCGGCTTCGCGGCCGCTGAAAACAAGGTTCACGTGCACGACCTGCACGCCACCATGCTGCACCTGCTCGGTATCGATCATGAACGGCTCACCTACCGTTACGCAGGTCGCGACTTCCGTCTGACCGATGTTCACGGACGCGTCGTCAAAGAAATTATCTCATAA
- a CDS encoding sodium:solute symporter family transporter, producing MTGLDWFIVFLLNGAVIAFGFYLARSTKSSSDWFLGGRSLPWWGLGLSIFATSVDNADAVSLTGYAYNHGMHIITAFTLASVCGAVLASFVVVPVLYRGGFYTNAEYLETRFDKSIRVFSALIQIQYRTSMLGLMIWSIYLMLQGLLDFTPTQCWTLIALLVIFTAAYTTWGGLTSVVWTDALQSLIMMAGGITIFYAVWSATGGWSTIVDNLSQSTDANGQPLINWLHIGQFQDAKSTSPYLIVMGWTIIGMGYYTVNHTQTMRLMGARSLWDMKMAALFGCLLIMPIMIGTTLMGVMGRVLVPEFTTHSGADQLLPHFANQYLAPGFKGLVVAGILSAAISTFDSIGSALSALFTRDIYARWIKTDATEAHYLKATRWATIGILLMGFLYIPFIARYDNMIQAFRTLIPVFVTPLFTVYIVGVLTRVPRQSGLVGLCAGSLFGLIGFIDRVLVDEPLFSPWLTEVWYAFPCSMIITTLAMLAATLKWGWLKPDQQLELQTPASPEKHNWLSESRQELLAVKESPFYKPVPQYLNPNWYAILLIAFSCWIIFGLFW from the coding sequence ATGACGGGTCTGGACTGGTTCATTGTCTTTTTACTGAACGGCGCTGTAATCGCCTTTGGCTTTTACCTCGCCCGCAGTACGAAATCCAGCAGCGACTGGTTTCTCGGCGGACGCTCGCTCCCCTGGTGGGGGCTGGGGCTCTCGATTTTTGCCACCAGTGTCGACAACGCCGACGCCGTCTCACTCACCGGTTACGCATACAACCACGGCATGCACATTATTACCGCATTCACCCTCGCCAGTGTCTGCGGTGCGGTTCTGGCATCGTTCGTCGTGGTCCCGGTCCTGTATCGCGGCGGCTTCTACACCAACGCCGAATACCTGGAGACCCGCTTTGACAAATCCATTCGCGTATTCAGCGCCCTGATTCAGATCCAGTACCGCACCAGTATGCTCGGCCTGATGATCTGGTCTATTTATCTCATGCTGCAGGGACTCCTCGATTTCACTCCCACGCAATGCTGGACGCTCATCGCGCTACTGGTCATCTTCACCGCCGCCTATACCACCTGGGGCGGACTCACCTCCGTCGTCTGGACCGATGCCCTGCAGAGCCTGATCATGATGGCCGGCGGCATCACCATATTCTACGCCGTCTGGTCCGCCACTGGCGGCTGGTCTACGATAGTCGATAACCTCTCGCAGTCCACCGACGCCAATGGACAACCGCTAATTAACTGGCTACACATCGGCCAGTTCCAGGATGCCAAATCCACCTCCCCCTATCTGATCGTCATGGGCTGGACTATCATCGGCATGGGTTACTACACCGTCAATCACACGCAGACCATGCGGCTCATGGGAGCCCGCTCACTCTGGGATATGAAAATGGCCGCCCTCTTCGGCTGCCTGTTGATCATGCCCATCATGATCGGCACCACCTTGATGGGAGTCATGGGCCGCGTCCTGGTTCCCGAATTCACTACTCACTCTGGAGCCGACCAGTTATTACCGCACTTCGCTAATCAGTATCTCGCTCCCGGTTTTAAGGGTCTTGTTGTCGCCGGCATTCTATCCGCTGCCATCAGTACTTTCGATTCCATTGGATCCGCCCTTTCGGCCCTGTTCACCCGCGACATATACGCCCGCTGGATCAAAACCGACGCCACGGAAGCCCATTACCTGAAAGCCACCCGCTGGGCGACCATCGGAATTCTACTGATGGGCTTCCTTTACATTCCTTTCATCGCCCGTTATGACAACATGATTCAGGCCTTCCGCACATTGATTCCTGTGTTTGTGACACCATTATTTACCGTTTATATTGTAGGCGTTCTGACTCGCGTCCCGCGTCAAAGTGGGCTGGTCGGCCTCTGTGCCGGCTCCCTGTTCGGCCTGATTGGATTCATCGACCGCGTGCTGGTTGACGAACCGCTGTTCAGCCCCTGGTTGACGGAAGTCTGGTACGCGTTCCCCTGCTCAATGATCATCACCACACTGGCCATGCTCGCGGCCACCCTCAAATGGGGCTGGCTCAAGCCGGATCAGCAACTGGAACTGCAGACACCCGCCTCACCGGAAAAACATAACTGGCTCTCCGAAAGCCGCCAGGAACTGCTGGCCGTCAAAGAGTCACCCTTTTATAAGCCGGTTCCCCAATACCTCAACCCCAACTGGTACGCGATTCTATTAATCGCCTTCTCCTGCTGGATCATCTTTGGACTCTTCTGGTAA